ATAGGTAAGGGGAACCTGCCTTAGGGCCTCGGCGGTATATATTGCAACGTAGGGAATCATTATTATTGAGAGAGCAAAGGCCCCAGCGATCGCGGAATAATGACCCATTGGAACCACTAAAACTTGCATTACGAAGATTCCAGTTAGGATAGTTGGAAATTCGAGCATGAGCTGAAGTAATCCCCTAAGAATCTTCGCGAGTTTATCCTCTCTATATTCATACATGTACACTCCAATTGCAAATGCAATTGGTATTGATATCAGAGCCGTGATTAAAACCAACATAAGGGTCCCCAAAATCGCTGGCCCTATTCCACCCTCTGAGAGAGTTCCAACTACAAACCTCAATCCTGAGGAAATCAAGGGTTTCAGGCCTTTCATTGTAATGGTAAATATAACATGTAAAAGGATGAAAATTGAGAGCGCCGTGAAGGCCATAATTGAAAATAGAAATACAATGTCTTTGAGCTTTCTAATAAATTCCATAGCCTTCCCACCTCCTCAGAAGGTAAAGACCGATTATATTCACGATTAAACCTATTAGGAATAGAAGTAATCCAGCCGCAAATAGCGCAGATGTCATGTATTTGTATATAAACGCATTTCCAAATTGGTTTGCTATTAGCGATGATATCGTGTATCCAGGGGCAAAGAGGGCAATGCTCAAATTGAATGTGTTCCCAATAACGAGACTGACAGCAACCGTTTCTCCAATGGCTCTTCCGAATGCCAGTATTATGCCAGAATATATTGCTGGCCTTATGTAGCCAAGTAAGATTTTTGTCGCCTCATATCTCGTCAACCCAATGCTATACGCTGCTTCTCTATAGGTAAATGGGATTGCACTATAAGCCTCCCTTATTATGGCAGAGGCAAAGGGAGTAACCATGAATCCTAAGAGGACACCTGCCGAGAGATAGCTGAATCCCAATACAGGAGGATGAGAGAATATGGGAATTGGTGAAAAGATATCATACAAAGGCTTCATGATGTAATTTTTCAGAAATGGGACGAGGACAAATGCTCCCCATATACCGTATAAAATAGTTGGCAGGCCTGCCATTATATCAGAGATCATCACGAGTATGTGCTTTATTCTCCTGGGAGCATAATCAACGATGAACACGGCATAGGATATTGAAAGGGGGATAGCTAAAAGTATCGCGATGAGGGAGGTGTAGATGCTTCCCCAAATTGCCGATAGAACTCCATAATATTCTTCATTTGGATTCTCAGAGGCTCTCCATATGTTTTTCGTTAGTATGTCAATACCCTCCCTCTTGAAGATCGGTATTGAATTGTGAATGTAAACCGTGAGCATCAGCACCATTATGCCAAAAACTAGAATAACAGGAAAGAGCAGGACCCTCCTAAGCTGCATAATTTTACCTCCTACCTAGTAACTTGTTTTAGCTTCACCACACTCTTCTTGACCAGATTTATTGAGGAAATGACATTTTCAATCGATGAATACCTCCTTATTTCCAGGATTATCGTTCTAGGCTTAGACATCAGAACTCCCAGGAAGAAGTTTGGTGGAATTAATCCTTCACCTATCGGCCTATGTTCGTCGAACTTTCCATTGTTATCATGTAAATGGACATGCTCAAAGGGAAGCAATAAGTACTCCTCAAGAGGAACATTGTATTTGACGCTCATGAGATATGCATGTCCCGTGTCTAAGCATATTGAGACGTTTGATTCCAAAAAAGGTAAAAGTTCATGGGGAAATGCACCTATCCTAGTATCAAGTAGATTTTCAATGAACAGCTTCACTCCGTATTCCTCCGCTATCGTTGCAAGCTCCATTACCTGTCTCTTCGTGTTTATGAATGCCTCGTGATAACTTCCCTTGATGTCACCTCCATGGATAACAATGTTTCTCACGTCTAGAGCTTGAGCTATCTTAAACAATGCCTCCATTATCCGTATGTTCTTCCTGGAGTATCTTCCCAAATCGACCTTAACATTAGCACCATCTGAGGTCGGAGCGTGTATTGTGAAAGAGACCCCCAGGGTTTGCAAGTTTTCAACCTCGCTCCAATTTATCCTGTCATCGATTAAGATGGGAACGTCATCGGTTCCTATCTCGACTAAGTTCACCTTTAAGATATCTATAGGAATTCCATTCCCAGTTATTTCTGAGACTATCGTGGAGGATATGCCAACCTCAGTTTTCATATTTAACCCTCCTGAATCATTTCAACGGCTTTTAGACCAATTTCAGCAACCTCCTTTGGGAGTCCAACGTATCCTGGGGCTAGATGCTCTTCCTTCTGTCCCTCGGTTAGGATCCACCTCAGAAACTCTTTTATCGCTCTTGCCTTTTCAGGTGTATAGTGCTTTCCATTCTTGTTTTGCCAAACTAGGAGATGAGTAAAGGCCACTATTGGATATGAGTTCTCTCCAGGGGCATTTAATAGTTGCTTAAGATCCTCCTTGTATCCCTCGGTAGGATCTGGGATGAATGCCTTAACGTTGGCAACAGCCGCCTTAATTGTCTCCTCCGTTGGTTTAACGAAATTTCCGGCCCTGTTCTTTAAGGCAACTACCGAAAGGTTTTCCATTATCGCAAACGATAGTTCAGTATAAGCTATACTATACTTTGTCTGCTTCAATGCAAGAACAACGCCTGGGTTACCCCTAGCTCCAATTCCCCTGCCCAACTTGTCCACTGGCCAGTCTACAACCTTTCCAGCT
The window above is part of the Pyrococcus sp. NA2 genome. Proteins encoded here:
- a CDS encoding sugar phosphate isomerase/epimerase family protein, producing MKTEVGISSTIVSEITGNGIPIDILKVNLVEIGTDDVPILIDDRINWSEVENLQTLGVSFTIHAPTSDGANVKVDLGRYSRKNIRIMEALFKIAQALDVRNIVIHGGDIKGSYHEAFINTKRQVMELATIAEEYGVKLFIENLLDTRIGAFPHELLPFLESNVSICLDTGHAYLMSVKYNVPLEEYLLLPFEHVHLHDNNGKFDEHRPIGEGLIPPNFFLGVLMSKPRTIILEIRRYSSIENVISSINLVKKSVVKLKQVTR
- the pstA gene encoding phosphate ABC transporter permease PstA, translating into MEFIRKLKDIVFLFSIMAFTALSIFILLHVIFTITMKGLKPLISSGLRFVVGTLSEGGIGPAILGTLMLVLITALISIPIAFAIGVYMYEYREDKLAKILRGLLQLMLEFPTILTGIFVMQVLVVPMGHYSAIAGAFALSIIMIPYVAIYTAEALRQVPLTYKEAGYSLGFTQSQVLFRILVPIARKGIVTGILIGLAKIAGETAPLMFTIGGMYEGYSLNPLEPVGAVPLLIYTLIQSPSRYHQDIAWGAALVLLIIFLSIFLPLRLKIREVRL
- the pstC gene encoding phosphate ABC transporter permease subunit PstC, producing the protein MQLRRVLLFPVILVFGIMVLMLTVYIHNSIPIFKREGIDILTKNIWRASENPNEEYYGVLSAIWGSIYTSLIAILLAIPLSISYAVFIVDYAPRRIKHILVMISDIMAGLPTILYGIWGAFVLVPFLKNYIMKPLYDIFSPIPIFSHPPVLGFSYLSAGVLLGFMVTPFASAIIREAYSAIPFTYREAAYSIGLTRYEATKILLGYIRPAIYSGIILAFGRAIGETVAVSLVIGNTFNLSIALFAPGYTISSLIANQFGNAFIYKYMTSALFAAGLLLFLIGLIVNIIGLYLLRRWEGYGIY